In one window of Nocardiopsis aegyptia DNA:
- a CDS encoding iron-containing alcohol dehydrogenase family protein encodes MLPSPLAIDVRRGAIASLGTVLADRRIATEGRIAVAVGPGQGAQIAADIDLPECEVFQVEEGTVDAATELGKKLRSGAYEAVAGIGGGKTIDVTKFAATMAGIPMVAVATNLAHDGIASPVSSLEHEGGKPSIGVTMPIAVVIDVDYVRAAPAHLVRSGIGDVVSNISAIEDWELAGREKGEPVDGMAVTFARVAAEAVLHRPDSIESDAFLTVLAEGLVLSGMAMSVAGSSRPASGACHEILHAVTQLYPGTSNHGELAGLGALYASHLRVRHLGWPEGRLEEIRSCLVRHSLPVLPSDVGLTQEEFVRAVAHAPGTRPGRFTILEHLNLSEDEIGRSVADYVEAFGR; translated from the coding sequence ATGCTGCCCTCCCCGCTGGCGATCGACGTCCGCCGCGGGGCCATCGCCTCCCTGGGGACGGTGCTCGCCGACCGGCGCATCGCCACCGAGGGACGCATCGCCGTGGCGGTCGGTCCCGGCCAGGGCGCCCAGATCGCGGCCGACATCGACCTGCCCGAGTGCGAGGTCTTCCAGGTCGAGGAGGGCACGGTCGACGCCGCGACCGAGCTCGGCAAGAAGCTGCGCTCGGGCGCCTACGAGGCGGTCGCGGGCATCGGCGGCGGCAAGACCATCGACGTCACCAAGTTCGCCGCCACCATGGCGGGCATCCCCATGGTGGCCGTGGCCACGAACCTGGCCCACGACGGCATCGCCTCGCCGGTCAGCTCCCTGGAGCACGAGGGCGGCAAGCCCTCCATCGGCGTGACCATGCCCATCGCCGTGGTCATCGACGTCGACTACGTCCGGGCCGCCCCGGCGCACCTGGTCCGCTCCGGCATCGGCGACGTGGTCAGCAACATCTCCGCCATCGAGGACTGGGAGCTGGCGGGCCGCGAGAAGGGCGAGCCGGTCGACGGCATGGCCGTCACCTTCGCGCGCGTGGCCGCCGAGGCCGTGCTGCACCGCCCGGACTCCATCGAGTCCGACGCGTTCCTCACGGTGCTCGCCGAGGGCCTGGTCCTGTCGGGCATGGCGATGTCGGTGGCCGGCTCCAGCCGCCCCGCCAGCGGTGCCTGCCACGAGATCCTGCACGCGGTCACCCAGCTCTACCCGGGCACCAGCAACCACGGCGAGCTCGCCGGGCTCGGCGCGCTCTACGCGTCCCACCTGCGGGTCCGGCACCTGGGCTGGCCGGAGGGCCGCCTGGAGGAGATCAGGTCCTGCCTGGTCCGCCACAGCCTGCCCGTGCTGCCCTCGGACGTGGGCCTGACCCAGGAGGAGTTCGTGCGGGCCGTCGCCCACGCACCGGGCACCCGTCCCGGGCGCTTCACGATCCTGGAACACCTGAACCTCTCCGAGGACGAGATCGGGCGGAGTGTCGCGGACTATGTCGAAGCCTTCGGTCGCTGA
- a CDS encoding CDP-alcohol phosphatidyltransferase family protein → MSKPSVAEVRAGGQPAGIKERVNEEHWAGRLYMRDLSPYLSTVFVRLRVPPNPITYLMMVFGVLSGVVVAFGGLWSAVVAALFIQIYLLLDCSDGEVARYTGRTSVAGIYLDRIGHYVSEIALLIGLGVRAQGEWEAGGWVILGMAAALGVALIKAETDNVVVARAKAGLPEKISEAAMRPRSSGLSLARRLASALKVHRVIQAVELSLLIVVAAVVDAFLGDRTATRVLVVACACVGVVMSFAHFVSVLASRRLE, encoded by the coding sequence ATGTCGAAGCCTTCGGTCGCTGAGGTCCGCGCGGGCGGCCAGCCCGCGGGGATCAAGGAACGAGTGAACGAGGAGCACTGGGCGGGTCGGCTCTACATGCGGGACCTCTCCCCGTACCTGAGCACGGTCTTCGTCCGGCTCCGCGTGCCCCCCAACCCGATCACCTACCTGATGATGGTGTTCGGCGTGCTCTCCGGCGTCGTGGTGGCCTTCGGCGGCCTGTGGTCGGCGGTCGTGGCCGCCCTGTTCATCCAGATCTACCTGCTGCTGGACTGCTCTGACGGCGAGGTGGCCCGGTACACCGGGCGCACCAGCGTGGCCGGGATCTACCTGGACCGGATCGGCCACTACGTGTCCGAGATCGCGCTGCTCATCGGCCTGGGCGTGCGCGCCCAGGGCGAGTGGGAGGCCGGCGGCTGGGTGATCCTGGGCATGGCCGCCGCGCTCGGTGTCGCGCTGATCAAGGCCGAGACCGACAACGTGGTGGTCGCCAGGGCCAAGGCCGGGCTGCCGGAGAAGATCTCCGAGGCGGCGATGCGCCCGCGCTCGTCCGGGCTGAGCCTGGCCCGCCGCCTGGCCTCGGCGCTCAAGGTGCACCGGGTCATCCAGGCGGTCGAGCTGTCGCTGCTCATCGTCGTGGCGGCGGTCGTCGACGCCTTCCTGGGCGACCGGACGGCCACCCGCGTCCTGGTGGTGGCGTGCGCCTGCGTCGGCGTGGTGATGAGCTTCGCCCACTTCGTGAGCGTGCTGGCCTCCCGCCGCCTGGAATAA
- a CDS encoding phosphocholine cytidylyltransferase family protein, protein MLGMVLAAGAGRRLRPYTDTLPKALVPVDGETTIMDISLRNLAAAGLKDVVVVVGYRAEAVEERKEALERRHGVNLTLCYNDKAEEWNNAYSLWTAREFFSEGVLLVNGDTVHPVSVEETLLAARGPELLLAVDNVKNLADEEMKVTLDEGGHVSTITKLMDPATAAGEYIGATLIESTLDGRLADALKATWERDPQLYYEDGYQELVNRGEKVAVAPIGKVDWVEVDNHDDLAKAREIACRY, encoded by the coding sequence ATGCTCGGAATGGTTCTCGCCGCAGGCGCCGGGCGCCGCCTGCGCCCGTACACCGACACCCTGCCCAAGGCCCTGGTGCCCGTCGACGGCGAGACGACCATCATGGACATCTCGCTGCGCAACCTGGCCGCCGCCGGCCTCAAGGACGTCGTCGTCGTGGTCGGTTACCGCGCGGAGGCCGTCGAGGAGCGCAAGGAGGCGCTGGAGCGGCGCCACGGCGTCAACCTCACCCTGTGCTACAACGACAAGGCCGAGGAATGGAACAACGCCTACTCCCTCTGGACCGCGCGCGAGTTCTTCTCCGAGGGCGTCCTCCTCGTCAACGGTGACACGGTGCACCCGGTGAGCGTCGAGGAAACGCTACTCGCCGCACGGGGACCGGAACTCCTCCTCGCGGTGGACAACGTGAAAAACCTCGCTGACGAAGAGATGAAGGTGACCCTCGACGAGGGCGGCCACGTCAGCACCATCACCAAGCTCATGGACCCCGCCACCGCCGCGGGCGAGTACATCGGCGCCACGCTCATCGAGAGCACCCTGGACGGCCGCCTGGCCGACGCCCTCAAGGCCACCTGGGAGCGGGACCCCCAGCTGTACTACGAGGACGGCTACCAGGAGCTGGTCAACCGCGGCGAGAAGGTCGCCGTCGCGCCGATCGGCAAGGTCGACTGGGTCGAGGTCGACAACCACGACGACCTGGCCAAGGCGAGGGAGATCGCGTGCCGCTACTAG
- a CDS encoding LCP family protein, with product MSDDNAGRHGPKGEFRRDRSEPVAPENTRSPRSGRFTVPSASARRRRSGLLVMSALSVLVLLASGTSWAITGWMSSSLNRFDVFAGLDEEDRPENETGGLTFLVIGSDSRDEMNREDQNALSVGSTPGQRSDTIMLVRLNHDRDRITVVGIPRDLWVEVPGQGEDKINAAYAYGGPQLTVRTVESVTGVRIDHYVEVDFSGFVDVVDALDGIEVCLPEPIQDPKAHLDMAAGTHEVDGTEALAFARTRATARGDLDRIDRQQQVLSAMLDKAMSSETLSDPSRLTAFLDTSLSSVTVDEGLDTGTINQLAYQMRDMDLGAVAFTQVPIADMEHWTPRGDVALLWDEPAARDLFADIQADRPITGEEPEPEAEEELSPEGLRVRVFNGTGTPGLGAQLDGQLSGAGFEVTDPADNWSTRTVARSQVRFGPGNEAAAQYLADMIPESETVEDDTLDDDLQVVIGFNFTTFDPPERQAEVTEAPEPAETAADAPATSTAQDNICG from the coding sequence ATGAGCGACGACAACGCCGGACGGCACGGACCGAAGGGTGAGTTCCGGCGCGACCGCTCCGAACCCGTCGCCCCCGAGAACACCCGCTCCCCCCGGTCGGGACGCTTCACCGTCCCCAGCGCCTCCGCCCGCCGCCGCCGTTCCGGCCTGCTGGTGATGAGCGCGCTCTCGGTCCTGGTCCTACTGGCCTCGGGCACGTCCTGGGCGATCACCGGCTGGATGTCGAGTTCCCTGAACCGGTTCGACGTCTTCGCCGGACTGGACGAGGAGGACCGTCCGGAGAACGAGACCGGCGGGCTCACCTTCCTCGTCATCGGCTCCGACAGCCGCGACGAGATGAACCGCGAGGACCAGAACGCGCTCAGCGTGGGGTCCACCCCCGGTCAGCGGTCCGACACCATCATGCTCGTGCGCCTCAACCACGACCGCGACCGCATCACCGTCGTGGGCATCCCCCGCGACCTGTGGGTGGAGGTCCCGGGGCAGGGCGAGGACAAGATCAACGCCGCCTACGCCTACGGCGGCCCGCAGCTCACCGTCCGGACGGTGGAATCGGTCACCGGCGTGCGCATCGACCACTACGTCGAGGTCGACTTCTCCGGTTTCGTGGACGTGGTCGACGCCCTGGACGGCATCGAGGTGTGCCTGCCCGAGCCCATCCAGGACCCCAAGGCGCACCTGGACATGGCGGCGGGCACGCACGAGGTGGACGGCACCGAGGCGCTGGCCTTCGCCCGCACCCGGGCCACGGCCCGCGGCGACCTGGACCGCATCGACCGCCAGCAGCAGGTGCTGTCCGCGATGCTGGACAAGGCGATGAGCAGCGAGACCCTCTCCGACCCCTCCCGTCTCACCGCGTTCCTGGACACGTCCCTGTCCTCGGTAACCGTGGACGAGGGCCTGGACACCGGCACCATCAACCAGCTCGCGTACCAGATGCGCGACATGGACCTGGGCGCGGTCGCCTTCACGCAGGTGCCCATCGCCGACATGGAGCACTGGACCCCGCGCGGCGACGTCGCCCTGCTGTGGGACGAGCCCGCCGCCCGCGACCTGTTCGCGGACATCCAGGCGGACCGGCCCATCACCGGGGAGGAGCCCGAGCCCGAGGCCGAGGAGGAGCTCAGCCCGGAGGGGCTGCGAGTGCGGGTGTTCAACGGCACCGGGACGCCGGGGCTCGGCGCCCAGCTCGACGGGCAGCTGTCCGGCGCGGGCTTCGAGGTGACCGACCCGGCTGACAACTGGTCCACGCGGACCGTGGCCCGGTCGCAGGTGCGGTTCGGCCCCGGCAACGAGGCCGCGGCGCAGTACCTGGCCGACATGATCCCCGAGTCGGAGACCGTGGAGGACGACACCCTGGACGACGACCTCCAGGTCGTGATCGGATTCAACTTTACGACGTTCGACCCCCCGGAGAGGCAGGCCGAGG
- a CDS encoding IspD/TarI family cytidylyltransferase — MPTGPRVIAAVLAGGVGARMGADTPKQLLPLEGRPIIEHSIAAFEACPEVDEIVVLMVDAYLDRVREIVAEAGFAKVGAILPGGATRTETSYAALSATASAADTDLVLLHDAARPLVRAETVAACVSALDSAGAVGVAVPSADTVVRVVPGRGGEAIADVPPRTELRRMQTPQGFRLGVVRRAYELAMADPALVATDDCGVVLRYLPDEEVRIVPGDESNIKVTNPGDVEVAETLLRRMRGRAGAGA, encoded by the coding sequence ATGCCCACGGGCCCGCGGGTGATCGCGGCCGTTCTGGCCGGCGGGGTCGGTGCGCGCATGGGCGCGGACACCCCCAAACAGTTGCTCCCCCTGGAGGGGCGCCCCATCATCGAGCACTCGATCGCCGCCTTCGAGGCCTGCCCCGAGGTCGACGAGATCGTCGTGCTCATGGTGGACGCGTACCTGGACCGGGTCAGGGAGATCGTCGCGGAGGCGGGGTTCGCCAAGGTCGGCGCGATCCTGCCGGGCGGGGCGACGCGGACCGAGACCTCCTACGCCGCCCTGTCCGCGACGGCCTCGGCGGCCGACACCGACCTGGTCCTGCTGCACGACGCCGCACGCCCCCTCGTCCGGGCGGAGACCGTCGCCGCGTGCGTGTCCGCGCTGGACTCGGCGGGGGCGGTGGGCGTGGCGGTGCCCAGCGCCGACACCGTGGTCCGGGTGGTGCCCGGGCGCGGGGGCGAGGCGATCGCCGACGTCCCGCCGCGCACCGAGCTGCGCCGGATGCAGACGCCGCAGGGCTTCCGGCTCGGCGTGGTGCGCCGCGCCTACGAGCTGGCCATGGCCGACCCCGCGCTGGTGGCGACCGACGACTGCGGCGTGGTGCTGCGCTACCTGCCCGACGAGGAGGTCCGGATCGTGCCCGGTGACGAGTCCAACATCAAGGTGACCAACCCCGGTGACGTGGAGGTCGCCGAGACGCTGCTGCGCCGGATGCGCGGCCGTGCGGGGGCCGGGGCGTGA
- a CDS encoding DUF4429 domain-containing protein produces the protein MDELVGEQAVWRFDGETVAIRYETKGWFRSHLLKNLGHLELPVGLVDSVDFRPNGGRKGKGWLLRLRLRERTDPYAAVGMMPDDTSQPFRLAGPTRTELVAEYLADQIRFAAEQHTADPDPAAATALVPAPPLHIRTAEGTATLDGSTLRLVWSGAHAGSRKKKAQRREYDLADLASVEWVPSDGWEWGFLRVVTRRGGHPDAKPDKDLRCLLADSGAEGHQALLMAATATAHVWARQAADSAPGAVGGGRAWLDTARSAVARIGAALPETGERPAERDPADTAWIYEQIERLGDLHSRGLLTDEEFAAKKAELLARI, from the coding sequence ATGGACGAGTTGGTCGGCGAGCAGGCCGTGTGGCGGTTCGACGGTGAGACCGTGGCGATCAGGTACGAGACCAAGGGCTGGTTCCGCAGCCACCTCCTGAAGAACCTCGGGCACCTCGAACTCCCCGTCGGGCTGGTCGACTCGGTCGACTTCCGCCCGAACGGCGGCCGCAAGGGGAAGGGCTGGCTCCTCCGGCTCCGGCTGCGCGAGCGCACGGACCCCTACGCCGCGGTCGGCATGATGCCCGACGACACGTCCCAGCCGTTCCGTCTGGCGGGGCCGACCCGGACCGAGCTCGTCGCCGAGTACCTGGCCGACCAGATCCGCTTCGCGGCGGAGCAGCACACCGCCGATCCGGACCCGGCCGCGGCCACCGCGCTCGTCCCCGCACCGCCCCTGCATATCCGGACCGCCGAGGGCACCGCGACGCTGGACGGCTCCACGCTGCGGCTGGTGTGGTCCGGCGCCCACGCGGGCTCGCGCAAGAAGAAGGCCCAGCGCCGAGAGTACGACCTCGCCGACCTCGCCTCGGTCGAGTGGGTGCCCTCCGACGGCTGGGAGTGGGGGTTCCTGCGCGTGGTCACCCGCAGGGGCGGTCACCCCGACGCGAAGCCGGACAAGGACCTGCGCTGCCTCCTGGCCGACAGCGGCGCCGAGGGCCATCAGGCCCTGCTGATGGCGGCCACAGCCACCGCGCACGTCTGGGCCCGTCAGGCCGCGGACTCCGCGCCGGGCGCCGTCGGCGGTGGCCGGGCATGGCTCGACACCGCGCGCTCCGCCGTCGCCCGCATCGGCGCGGCCCTGCCGGAGACGGGGGAGCGGCCCGCGGAGCGGGACCCGGCCGACACCGCGTGGATCTACGAGCAGATCGAACGCCTGGGCGACCTGCATTCCCGAGGGCTGCTCACCGACGAGGAGTTCGCCGCCAAGAAGGCCGAACTCCTCGCCCGCATCTAA
- a CDS encoding ABC transporter ATP-binding protein — MAQTTYGAEVTTGPVIEAKGLGVKFAVNRRRKRSLREMFIHGTKRDPNAEGDEFWPLRDVSFEVGRGDCVGIVGKNGTGKSTLLKLIAGVLMPDEGDVQVRGKVAPLLELRAGFNDNLTGRENVYLVGSLHGMSEELIDERFEDIIDFAEIKPKFVDTPVRHYSSGMKVRLGFALISQLEHPIMLVDEVLAVGDKAFKRKCYEAIDRMLANHRTMVLVSHSEKDLRRFCNRGLYIKGGGLALDTDIESALAAYDEDTKAEIAERKKRDAAKKKRAEEAEKKADEAARKDEGGGDGGQAA; from the coding sequence ATGGCGCAGACGACCTACGGCGCCGAGGTCACCACCGGACCGGTCATCGAAGCCAAGGGACTCGGTGTCAAGTTCGCGGTCAACCGGCGCCGCAAGCGCAGCCTGCGTGAGATGTTCATCCACGGGACCAAGCGCGACCCCAACGCCGAGGGCGACGAGTTCTGGCCCCTGCGCGACGTCTCCTTCGAGGTCGGGCGCGGCGACTGCGTCGGCATCGTCGGCAAGAACGGCACCGGCAAGTCCACCCTGCTCAAGCTGATCGCGGGCGTGCTGATGCCCGACGAGGGCGACGTCCAGGTCCGCGGCAAGGTCGCCCCGCTGCTGGAGCTGCGGGCCGGCTTCAACGACAACCTGACCGGCCGCGAGAACGTGTACCTGGTCGGTTCGCTGCACGGCATGTCCGAGGAGCTGATCGACGAGCGCTTCGAGGACATCATCGACTTCGCCGAGATCAAGCCGAAGTTCGTCGACACGCCCGTGCGCCACTACTCCAGCGGGATGAAGGTGCGGCTCGGGTTCGCGCTCATCTCCCAGCTGGAGCACCCGATCATGCTGGTCGACGAGGTGCTCGCGGTCGGCGACAAGGCCTTCAAGCGTAAGTGCTACGAGGCCATCGACCGGATGCTGGCCAACCACCGGACGATGGTCCTGGTCTCCCACAGCGAGAAGGACCTGCGCCGGTTCTGCAACCGCGGCCTCTACATCAAGGGCGGCGGCCTCGCGCTGGACACCGACATCGAGTCCGCGCTGGCGGCCTACGACGAGGACACCAAGGCCGAGATCGCCGAGCGCAAGAAGCGCGACGCCGCGAAGAAGAAGCGCGCCGAGGAGGCCGAGAAGAAGGCCGACGAGGCCGCCCGGAAGGACGAGGGCGGCGGAGACGGCGGTCAGGCCGCCTGA
- a CDS encoding glycerophosphodiester phosphodiesterase yields the protein MSGVFTATEVVGHRGLGRGVVGGVRENTAESFAAAAAAGADWVELDVRRTADDALVLHHDAALDDGRAIVDLAADECARAGLIGLDEGLAAIPPGVGVDVDVKSVMEDAVDAPSRRTVSLLLPYLRREAARRRVFVCSFDPGVLLAVAEAAPVVPTAWMPFVRHPLDSAVAGAAGMGCPVVAVDARSFGLTGEDPRPGRRSVSHTVDVAHRAGLQVLSWCPDPVDAARFAEAGVDAVVVDDVAGTVSALKAARP from the coding sequence GTGAGCGGGGTGTTCACCGCCACCGAGGTGGTCGGCCACCGCGGCCTGGGCCGCGGCGTGGTCGGGGGCGTGCGGGAGAACACCGCGGAGTCCTTCGCGGCGGCGGCCGCGGCGGGGGCCGACTGGGTGGAGCTGGACGTGCGCCGCACCGCCGACGACGCCCTGGTGCTCCACCACGACGCCGCTCTGGACGACGGCCGGGCCATTGTCGACCTGGCCGCCGACGAGTGCGCTCGGGCGGGGCTGATCGGGCTCGACGAGGGCCTGGCGGCGATCCCGCCCGGGGTCGGCGTGGACGTCGACGTGAAGTCGGTCATGGAGGACGCCGTCGACGCTCCGTCACGGCGGACGGTGTCGCTGCTCCTGCCGTACCTGCGCCGTGAGGCCGCGCGTCGCCGGGTGTTCGTCTGCTCTTTCGATCCCGGTGTCCTGCTGGCCGTCGCCGAGGCCGCGCCCGTTGTGCCGACGGCGTGGATGCCGTTCGTGCGCCATCCGCTGGACTCGGCCGTGGCGGGGGCGGCGGGGATGGGCTGCCCGGTCGTGGCGGTCGACGCCCGCTCGTTCGGGCTGACGGGCGAGGACCCGCGGCCGGGCCGCCGCTCGGTGTCCCACACCGTGGACGTGGCACACCGCGCGGGGCTCCAGGTGCTGTCGTGGTGCCCCGACCCGGTCGACGCGGCGCGCTTCGCGGAGGCGGGGGTGGACGCGGTCGTCGTCGACGACGTCGCCGGGACCGTCTCCGCGCTCAAGGCCGCCCGCCCCTGA
- a CDS encoding glycosyltransferase family 2 protein yields MSWPPVSVVMPVLNEERHLAAAVEHVLAQEYPGELEVVLGVGPSTDRTREVADAIAAADPRVKVVDNPTGKTPAGLNAAIGASSHGIVARIDGHAMMPSDYLRVAVETLQETGADNVGGIMAAEGTTPWEKAVAAAMTSKVGVGNARFHTGGEGGPADTVYLGVFQRSALERVGGYDEAFLRAQDWEMNHRIRTSGGTVWFQPRMRVSYRPRRNVRLLAKQYFHYGRWRRVVARQHKGTINLRYLAPPVALAGVLAGLVGGVFWWPLFLVPAAYAALVTAASVPLGRGLPAASLPQIPLALATMHMSWGAGFITSPPGLGADSRTAQAART; encoded by the coding sequence GTGTCCTGGCCGCCTGTCTCCGTCGTCATGCCCGTCCTCAACGAAGAGCGCCACCTCGCCGCCGCGGTGGAGCACGTCCTCGCCCAGGAGTACCCGGGCGAGCTCGAAGTCGTGCTCGGGGTGGGGCCCTCCACGGACCGGACCCGCGAGGTCGCCGACGCGATCGCCGCGGCCGACCCCCGCGTCAAGGTGGTGGACAACCCGACGGGCAAGACCCCGGCGGGGCTCAACGCCGCCATCGGTGCCTCCTCCCACGGCATCGTCGCGCGCATCGACGGGCACGCCATGATGCCCTCGGACTACCTGCGGGTGGCCGTGGAGACCCTCCAGGAGACCGGCGCGGACAACGTCGGCGGCATCATGGCCGCGGAGGGCACCACCCCCTGGGAGAAGGCCGTGGCCGCCGCCATGACCTCCAAGGTCGGAGTGGGCAACGCCCGCTTCCACACCGGGGGCGAGGGCGGCCCGGCCGACACCGTCTACCTCGGCGTGTTCCAGCGCTCGGCCCTGGAGCGCGTGGGCGGCTACGACGAGGCCTTCCTGCGCGCCCAGGACTGGGAGATGAACCACCGCATCCGCACCAGCGGCGGCACGGTGTGGTTCCAGCCGCGGATGCGGGTGTCCTACCGCCCGCGCCGCAACGTGCGCCTGCTCGCCAAGCAGTACTTCCACTACGGCCGCTGGCGGCGCGTGGTCGCCCGCCAGCACAAGGGCACGATCAACCTGCGCTACCTGGCCCCGCCCGTGGCACTGGCCGGCGTCCTCGCCGGACTGGTCGGCGGCGTGTTCTGGTGGCCGCTGTTCCTGGTGCCGGCCGCCTACGCGGCGCTGGTCACCGCGGCGTCGGTTCCGCTCGGCCGCGGCCTGCCCGCCGCGAGCCTGCCGCAGATCCCGCTCGCCCTGGCCACCATGCACATGTCATGGGGCGCGGGCTTCATCACGAGCCCGCCCGGGCTGGGCGCCGACTCCCGCACCGCCCAGGCCGCACGGACCTGA
- a CDS encoding TM2 domain-containing protein codes for MQQQYPSEALSSRNWLTTVLLAFFLGFVGAHRFYAGKTGTAILMIVTCGGVGVWTLIDFIMILLGNFKDAEGRTIKNQS; via the coding sequence ATGCAGCAGCAGTACCCTTCCGAAGCCCTGTCCAGCCGGAACTGGCTCACCACCGTTCTCCTGGCCTTCTTCCTCGGTTTCGTGGGCGCCCACCGCTTCTACGCCGGCAAGACGGGCACCGCGATCCTGATGATCGTGACCTGCGGCGGTGTCGGTGTCTGGACGCTGATCGACTTCATCATGATCCTCCTCGGCAACTTCAAGGACGCCGAGGGCCGGACGATCAAGAACCAGAGCTGA
- a CDS encoding toxin-antitoxin system HicB family antitoxin, with protein sequence MADSGEEPPEAIAERPYSGKFMVRVPLELHRQLALEAAEQHVSLNRLAAARLGAGG encoded by the coding sequence ATGGCCGACTCGGGTGAGGAGCCGCCCGAGGCGATCGCGGAACGGCCGTATTCGGGCAAGTTCATGGTCCGCGTTCCGCTGGAGCTGCACAGACAGCTGGCCCTCGAAGCGGCCGAGCAACACGTCTCGCTCAACCGGCTCGCCGCCGCGCGGCTCGGGGCGGGCGGCTGA
- a CDS encoding ABC transporter permease, with protein MEVAVASRTLAVWEHRKVVGLLVRRDLKVKYQQSVLGYAWTMLEPLAMTMVYFFVFGVILNANRGMPTDEYGGFLLFLVAGILPWTTFGQILGEAPRAMITHSKLITTMKVPREIFPTATVGTKFIEYLLTWPILLVFVVVLGGRPSVMGVFVWLPLAIVLTFVFGLGLTLFLSSVNVLLRDVERLTRIVTRLLFYGSAILFPASMVLSSDKVPGWAMTLYQLNPLLGIFQMHRAVWFAGFEELTPTTLALSSAVVGSILMLIIGYWTFRRLEMSVLKEL; from the coding sequence TTGGAGGTGGCGGTGGCGTCAAGGACGCTGGCCGTCTGGGAGCACCGGAAGGTCGTCGGCCTCCTGGTCCGGCGCGACCTGAAGGTCAAGTACCAGCAGTCCGTACTCGGGTACGCGTGGACCATGTTGGAGCCTCTGGCTATGACGATGGTCTACTTCTTCGTCTTCGGGGTGATCCTGAACGCGAACCGCGGAATGCCGACCGACGAGTACGGGGGCTTCCTGCTCTTCCTCGTGGCGGGCATCCTCCCGTGGACGACCTTCGGGCAGATCCTCGGTGAGGCCCCCCGTGCGATGATCACGCATTCCAAGCTGATCACCACGATGAAGGTGCCCCGGGAGATCTTCCCGACGGCGACCGTGGGGACCAAGTTCATCGAGTACCTGCTGACCTGGCCGATCCTGCTGGTGTTCGTGGTCGTGCTGGGCGGTCGTCCCTCGGTCATGGGCGTGTTCGTCTGGCTGCCGCTGGCGATCGTGCTCACGTTCGTGTTCGGACTGGGGCTCACCCTGTTCCTGTCCTCGGTCAACGTGCTGCTGCGCGACGTGGAACGCCTCACACGGATCGTCACCCGTCTGCTGTTCTACGGGTCGGCGATCCTGTTCCCGGCGTCGATGGTGCTCTCCTCGGACAAGGTGCCGGGCTGGGCGATGACCCTCTACCAGCTCAACCCGCTGCTCGGCATCTTCCAGATGCACCGCGCGGTGTGGTTCGCTGGGTTCGAGGAACTAACGCCGACCACGCTCGCGTTGAGCAGTGCGGTGGTCGGTTCGATCCTGATGCTCATCATCGGATACTGGACGTTCCGTCGCCTGGAGATGTCCGTTCTGAAGGAGTTGTGA
- a CDS encoding DUF5941 domain-containing protein, with protein MGTLLGRIAPGAVPPLMTALTGLLVVGTLLVAGRGQLSGITLFAPVAALLLSGLASGHPHDGPYDWLVPPVLRVTEYAYLAVLGSASGVPGPVVFVLLVAVVCHHRDDVSRSAVGVTRPSWVRAAALGWDGRMLVIAIGGASHALAIGYGVLAAYLWVLLVREAVRTWSATEVTDVRTSATTVPSGGASDQGDPRITPHGDGGRPAAGTNGEA; from the coding sequence ATGGGAACGCTGCTCGGCCGGATCGCCCCCGGGGCCGTGCCACCGCTGATGACCGCACTGACCGGCCTCCTGGTGGTCGGGACCCTCCTCGTGGCGGGACGGGGGCAGCTGTCAGGCATTACCCTGTTCGCACCGGTCGCTGCCCTGCTACTGTCCGGGTTGGCCTCGGGTCACCCCCACGACGGACCGTACGACTGGCTCGTACCGCCCGTTCTGCGGGTCACCGAGTACGCCTACCTGGCTGTTCTGGGGTCGGCGTCCGGTGTACCCGGTCCCGTGGTGTTCGTACTCTTGGTTGCGGTCGTCTGCCACCACCGCGACGACGTGTCGCGTTCCGCGGTCGGTGTCACCCGTCCCTCATGGGTGCGCGCCGCCGCGCTCGGCTGGGACGGCCGCATGCTCGTGATCGCGATCGGCGGCGCGTCGCACGCCCTGGCCATCGGCTACGGCGTCCTCGCCGCGTACCTCTGGGTGCTCCTCGTCCGCGAGGCCGTACGCACCTGGAGCGCCACGGAGGTGACCGACGTGCGCACCAGCGCCACCACCGTCCCCAGTGGTGGCGCCTCGGACCAGGGAGATCCACGGATCACCCCGCACGGGGACGGGGGCCGACCGGCCGCCGGAACGAACGGGGAGGCGTGA